Proteins encoded within one genomic window of Esox lucius isolate fEsoLuc1 chromosome 12, fEsoLuc1.pri, whole genome shotgun sequence:
- the bhlhe23 gene encoding class E basic helix-loop-helix protein 23: protein MNAGEENLLKSISNDTLLDLTQRYGQSAFGFGPGQVNGSAGGRYPLTPAADFLSGQTGKSNESGGEQTSDDDDGFDPLDPRKRGSGFDDDKHGGPLSKKPKEQRSLRLSINARERRRMHDLNDALDGLRSVIPYAHSPSVRKLSKIATLLLAKNYILMQAQALEEMRRLVAYLNQGQSITSPIPTALAPFGQAAVYPFTGSALATCAEKYSGTPASLFKHHNDKP from the coding sequence ATGAATGCCGGGGAAGAGAACCTGCTGAAATCTATCAGCAACGACACCCTACTGGACCTGACGCAGCGCTACGGTCAGTCCGCTTTCGGCTTCGGACCTGGCCAGGTAAATGGAAGTGCTGGAGGGCGCTACCCTCTAACACCGGCGGCCGACTTCCTCTCTGGCCAGACCGGCAAGTCGAACGAGAGCGGAGGGGAGCAGACCAGCGATGACGACGACGGCTTTGACCCTCTGGACCCCCGAAAGAGAGGCTCGGGCTTCGACGATGACAAACACGGTGGTCCCCTTTCCAAGAAGCCCAAGGAGCAGCGGTCGCTGCGCCTTAGCATCAATGCGCGCGAGAGGAGACGGATGCACGACCTGAACGACGCACTGGATGGCCTGCGCTCTGTGATCCCGTATGCACACAGCCCGTCGGTGAGAAAACTCTCCAAAATAGCCACTCTCCTCCTGGCCAAGAACTATATACTCATGCAGGCTCAGGCTCTGGAGGAGATGAGGCGGCTGGTGGCTTATCTTAACCAGGGACAGAGCATCACCTCGCCTATCCCCACCGCCCTTGCACCCTTTGGACAGGCGGCTGTATATCCCTTCACTGGCTCAGCACTCGCAACCTGCGCGGAGAAATACTCGGGGACACCTGCGAGTCTCTTCAAGCACCATAACGACAAGCCTTGA